The following coding sequences lie in one Mycobacterium sp. DL440 genomic window:
- a CDS encoding DUF1360 domain-containing protein gives MNHNLGLTVLILVFYVLAVARVTRLINYDTVLDWARLFVARRAGSALAAAEEAEAADQWTVGELHRRRQTRWNIALEFMGCPWCVGWWVALAGAVLVVHVLVWSWWAVVPVALACSYVVGLVAPLSADELDIEQG, from the coding sequence ATGAACCACAACCTCGGATTGACCGTCCTGATTCTTGTCTTCTACGTGCTCGCCGTCGCGCGGGTGACTCGGCTGATCAACTACGACACCGTGCTGGACTGGGCCCGCCTGTTCGTGGCGCGCCGTGCGGGATCCGCATTGGCCGCGGCGGAAGAGGCTGAGGCGGCGGACCAGTGGACGGTCGGTGAGTTGCATCGGCGCCGTCAGACCCGGTGGAACATCGCGCTCGAGTTCATGGGTTGCCCGTGGTGTGTCGGCTGGTGGGTCGCGCTGGCCGGCGCCGTGCTGGTGGTGCACGTGTTGGTCTGGTCGTGGTGGGCGGTGGTGCCGGTGGCGCTCGCCTGCTCGTATGTCGTTGGCCTGGTGGCTCCGTTGTCGGCTGATGAGTTGGACATTGAGCAGGGGTAA
- a CDS encoding DUF3310 domain-containing protein, with protein sequence MASETIDFVNHPPHYRHPSGIECIAFTRHLSFDAGNAFKYVWRADAKNGRQDLEKARWYLLDAIEHADAPFLRSWNFTVERRLAVVLEYETDRDRRVFFDAMKRGDVGRALDAVNAMLGEVLD encoded by the coding sequence ATGGCCTCGGAAACCATCGACTTCGTGAATCATCCGCCGCACTACCGGCATCCGTCCGGGATCGAGTGCATCGCATTCACGCGGCATTTGTCGTTTGATGCTGGCAACGCGTTCAAGTACGTGTGGCGCGCCGACGCGAAGAACGGCCGCCAGGATCTTGAGAAGGCTCGCTGGTATCTGCTGGATGCGATCGAGCACGCCGACGCGCCGTTCTTGCGGTCGTGGAACTTCACTGTCGAGCGGCGGTTGGCGGTGGTGCTGGAGTATGAAACGGATCGCGATCGGCGGGTGTTCTTCGACGCGATGAAACGCGGCGATGTCGGCCGGGCGCTGGACGCGGTGAACGCGATGTTGGGCGAGGTTCTGGACTGA
- a CDS encoding terminase large subunit domain-containing protein: protein MSDPVRTLAAIRHVKAMRATRRPSSPAELARLLDPKFRVTPTIRLLSDVAVRWVTEPDQRDVVNTPPRTGKSELFAIWTPVWALMPDPAFPMKGPDMRIVVVSHGDDLAQTHSRKVRAIIREHGEFLGYSIAPDKTAVGRWNVQGHQGGVLAAGISSGITGHGADLMIIDDVLKDASEADSAAHRKRILNEYRSTLATRIHPGGSCLVLMTRWHEEDLAGALLAQEPERWRHTNIPAVSESGIADALRRPPGVAMVSALGYTPEHFGAMRRTSGERAWYAMYMGVPSTPAGGLVKSDWLGSWRLPVAPSSPVFTVVAVDPSDSGKGDACGLVATSMTSGGVVAMIADKSAPMTSDEWAREAVQLALDVGASQITVEGFAARETYTRVVNEALERARVRELTTKGTVLHPIRVTSWPPKGRPRVGDAIARSSALLQALEVGTCRLAGYFPDFEAKAIAWQAGQHQPDNLAALVIGHDECVHSAGLEWDLASPLDSPGGGVAPGGGGGNVTSMEWWRQQVG, encoded by the coding sequence ATGTCAGACCCGGTGCGGACCCTCGCGGCCATTCGCCACGTCAAGGCCATGCGCGCCACACGTCGCCCGTCGTCGCCGGCGGAGCTGGCGCGGCTGCTGGATCCGAAGTTCCGTGTGACGCCGACGATTCGCCTGCTGTCCGACGTCGCTGTGCGGTGGGTGACCGAGCCGGACCAGCGGGACGTCGTGAACACGCCACCGCGGACGGGTAAGTCGGAGTTGTTCGCGATCTGGACGCCGGTGTGGGCGCTGATGCCTGATCCTGCGTTTCCGATGAAGGGCCCGGATATGCGGATCGTCGTCGTCTCGCATGGGGATGATCTGGCGCAGACGCATTCTCGGAAGGTGCGGGCGATCATCCGTGAGCACGGCGAGTTTCTCGGGTACAGCATCGCGCCGGATAAGACCGCAGTCGGTCGGTGGAATGTGCAGGGGCATCAGGGCGGCGTGCTGGCCGCGGGCATCAGCTCGGGTATCACTGGGCATGGCGCGGATTTGATGATCATCGACGATGTGCTGAAGGACGCTTCGGAGGCGGATTCGGCTGCGCATCGGAAGCGGATTCTGAACGAGTACCGGTCGACGTTGGCGACGCGTATCCATCCGGGTGGTTCGTGCTTGGTGTTGATGACCAGGTGGCATGAGGAGGATTTGGCGGGGGCGTTGTTGGCGCAGGAGCCGGAGCGGTGGCGGCACACGAACATTCCGGCGGTCAGCGAGTCGGGGATTGCGGATGCGTTGCGTCGGCCGCCGGGTGTGGCGATGGTGTCGGCGTTGGGTTATACGCCGGAACATTTCGGGGCGATGCGGCGGACGTCGGGGGAGCGGGCTTGGTACGCGATGTACATGGGTGTGCCGTCGACGCCGGCGGGTGGTTTGGTGAAGTCGGATTGGTTGGGGTCTTGGCGGTTGCCGGTGGCGCCGTCGTCGCCGGTGTTCACGGTGGTGGCGGTGGACCCGTCGGATTCGGGTAAGGGCGACGCGTGTGGTCTGGTGGCCACGTCGATGACGTCGGGCGGTGTGGTGGCGATGATCGCGGACAAGAGCGCGCCGATGACGTCGGACGAATGGGCGCGGGAGGCTGTTCAGTTGGCGCTCGACGTAGGGGCCAGCCAGATCACGGTGGAGGGTTTCGCGGCTCGGGAGACGTACACGCGGGTGGTCAATGAGGCGTTGGAGCGGGCCCGGGTTCGGGAGCTGACGACCAAGGGCACTGTGTTGCATCCGATTCGGGTGACGTCGTGGCCACCGAAGGGCCGACCGCGGGTGGGGGATGCGATCGCCAGGAGCTCGGCGCTGCTGCAGGCGCTCGAGGTGGGCACCTGCCGCCTAGCCGGGTACTTCCCGGATTTCGAGGCGAAGGCGATCGCGTGGCAGGCCGGCCAGCACCAGCCGGACAACTTGGCGGCGTTGGTGATTGGTCACGACGAGTGTGTGCATTCGGCGGGGTTGGAGTGGGATTTGGCCAGCCCGTTGGATTCGCCGGGGGGCGGGGTTGCGCCTGGCGGTGGCGGCGGGAATGTGACGTCGATGGAGTGGTGGCGTCAGCAGGTCGGCTGA
- a CDS encoding major capsid protein, with amino-acid sequence MKFDKLPDQLPATVAELDEYADAITKEINVFQARHDAGQEFSPEDVARFEELADAHDKVTEARDAVAAADQSQTDKLNSVLARTAKKPVDAEPAAEAEAEAADSDTDGDGTDEAAADVVAEAEAATVEAAEQSQAVAASAGKAVSFAGATNGNNDLPGPAATGEKPKGWELLPSAPKYGEFGNDKVGFAEIAQSIASVNPGQNTGRQRTGQVSMEGQDFATQAVARLPRPQPEGPVPANEHEAYEAIQQMGREIPGKGKVSAQALVAAGGWCAPSEQIYTFCNVPPASDLISLPDFPFDFSRGGVRVPVNPDMSALLDDVWHFTETELEAVDGNGDPTAVKPIIELPCPDQFIEWRLEAIGWAAKAGILQRQAWPEAIENALEQIQVAHQHRVSQKTIAKMVAGSGTAKVVPADSVLGATSSVLNGLALQAANLRYNKGLKGDATIEGVAPVWFREVLRADLALREGKDTLAVTNAEIDNWLAVRDIYLQYVVDWQTRGSGQPGNMATLVYPATVQVMLFPAGTWFRTLNNIITLGVQYPLQQLVLNQYTHIFTEDSFQVGKRCDQSILVTLPICISGAIGARQTVACNTPAETP; translated from the coding sequence GTGAAGTTCGACAAGCTGCCCGATCAGCTTCCCGCCACCGTCGCCGAGCTGGACGAATACGCCGACGCGATCACCAAGGAAATCAACGTCTTCCAGGCCCGGCACGACGCCGGCCAGGAATTCTCCCCTGAGGACGTCGCCCGGTTCGAAGAGCTCGCCGACGCTCACGACAAGGTCACCGAGGCGCGCGATGCTGTTGCCGCTGCTGACCAGTCGCAGACCGACAAGCTGAACTCGGTGCTCGCACGGACCGCCAAGAAGCCCGTCGACGCCGAGCCGGCCGCCGAGGCTGAGGCCGAAGCCGCCGATTCCGACACTGACGGTGACGGGACCGACGAGGCCGCGGCCGACGTCGTGGCTGAGGCCGAAGCTGCCACCGTTGAGGCTGCCGAGCAGTCCCAGGCTGTCGCCGCTTCCGCCGGCAAGGCCGTCAGCTTCGCGGGTGCCACCAACGGCAACAACGACCTGCCCGGCCCCGCAGCCACCGGTGAGAAGCCGAAGGGTTGGGAACTGCTGCCGTCGGCCCCGAAGTACGGCGAGTTCGGCAACGACAAGGTCGGTTTCGCTGAGATTGCGCAGTCGATCGCATCGGTGAACCCCGGTCAGAACACTGGCCGTCAGCGCACCGGCCAGGTCAGCATGGAGGGGCAGGACTTCGCCACCCAGGCTGTAGCTCGCTTGCCGCGGCCTCAGCCGGAGGGCCCCGTGCCTGCGAACGAGCATGAGGCGTACGAGGCGATCCAGCAGATGGGTCGCGAGATCCCCGGCAAGGGCAAGGTTTCCGCCCAGGCGCTCGTCGCCGCCGGTGGCTGGTGCGCACCCTCGGAGCAGATCTACACGTTCTGCAACGTGCCCCCGGCGTCGGATCTCATCTCGCTGCCAGACTTCCCGTTCGACTTCTCCCGCGGCGGTGTGCGCGTCCCGGTGAACCCGGACATGTCGGCGCTGCTGGACGACGTGTGGCACTTCACCGAAACCGAGCTGGAAGCCGTTGACGGCAACGGTGATCCGACTGCGGTCAAGCCGATCATCGAACTGCCCTGCCCGGATCAGTTCATCGAGTGGCGGCTGGAAGCGATCGGTTGGGCCGCCAAGGCGGGCATCCTGCAGCGGCAGGCGTGGCCGGAGGCCATCGAGAACGCGCTGGAGCAGATCCAGGTCGCTCACCAGCACCGCGTCTCGCAGAAGACGATCGCCAAGATGGTCGCCGGTTCCGGCACCGCGAAGGTGGTCCCGGCCGATTCGGTGTTGGGCGCGACCAGCTCCGTGCTGAACGGGCTGGCTCTGCAGGCCGCGAACCTGCGATACAACAAGGGCCTCAAGGGTGACGCCACCATCGAAGGTGTTGCGCCAGTGTGGTTCCGCGAGGTGCTGCGCGCCGACCTCGCGTTGCGTGAAGGCAAGGACACCCTGGCCGTCACCAACGCCGAGATCGACAACTGGCTGGCGGTCCGCGACATCTACCTGCAGTACGTGGTGGATTGGCAGACCCGCGGCTCCGGGCAGCCCGGCAATATGGCCACCCTGGTGTACCCGGCCACCGTCCAGGTGATGCTGTTCCCGGCCGGCACGTGGTTCCGGACGCTGAACAACATCATCACCCTCGGTGTCCAGTACCCGCTGCAGCAACTGGTCCTCAACCAGTACACCCACATCTTCACCGAGGACTCGTTCCAGGTGGGGAAGCGGTGCGATCAGTCGATCCTCGTGACGCTGCCGATCTGCATCTCCGGTGCTATCGGGGCTCGCCAGACCGTGGCGTGCAACACCCCGGCCGAGACCCCGTAG
- a CDS encoding DUF732 domain-containing protein, which produces MKNSPDWVRITIFASIVAAVVGIGLMIWSQTPRHSSIDQTYLDGLSDAGVEGVDDKVLLDQARRICIDLENGVYPFSVASRLSKTNPNQTIDEALLQVGGAVGSYCLDQRGKLDGW; this is translated from the coding sequence ATGAAGAACAGCCCTGATTGGGTTCGCATCACGATCTTCGCGAGCATCGTTGCCGCCGTCGTTGGCATCGGCCTGATGATCTGGTCGCAGACCCCACGGCATTCCAGCATCGATCAGACCTACCTTGACGGACTGTCCGATGCTGGAGTGGAGGGCGTGGACGACAAGGTCCTGCTGGATCAGGCGCGGCGGATCTGCATTGACCTCGAGAACGGCGTCTACCCCTTCTCGGTGGCCTCTCGGTTGTCGAAAACCAACCCCAATCAAACCATCGACGAAGCACTGCTACAGGTGGGCGGGGCCGTGGGGTCCTACTGCCTGGACCAGAGAGGCAAGCTCGATGGTTGGTGA